Proteins encoded in a region of the Onthophagus taurus isolate NC chromosome 10, IU_Otau_3.0, whole genome shotgun sequence genome:
- the LOC111428518 gene encoding serine/threonine-protein kinase Nek8 isoform X1 translates to MSALCKNNPNKKLVIMKEIFSSNPKKHVSFGELSKLAALNHPNIVRYLGQYKKEESIIILMEHANARSIDNLLEYRKSICEPVSEKHIIIIFSQISNAITYMHTKGVLHRYLAPHKVFLNSNGTIKVGIVSKMMFSSQPIPHYLNPEVCLGKEYNEKSDVWAIGCILYELATFQKPFECENFMELIELVLKCKPKPLPELYSKTFSNTINELLKENYEQRPSAKYIYETIVPNLLKNLKNTPKKLFFAPHFKNGPKEYSMLFALNLNKFFDITPIELPRKKIVSLSVSKTHFIAVASDHSVYTWGEDQFGQLGHGETPSYRKYPICIDYFREKSILSCTAGEAFSIFLDCNGLLYSCGDGKYGCLGHGNWNSITKPKLIESLVSRNVKIVKCGTKHVVALDTKGALYAWGSSKDGQLGLDNVKYCCIPTQVLLTNVQIRNVFAGEDATILIAANGNILATGNNAYNKLGITKINPVRKFTMVAEISIKIKDICIDKNHTVMLTANGDIIVIGLYFDRQVELKKSEICPRLVNLPDVRFIACGLSFLLAIDGKHEMHFWGSYYRHLTGATQNVTHTNVILKQVENERKEGVKNYYIKIISQPTKICSLFLNESLQQNKNISIGGLYAQDNNVLLLVHHS, encoded by the exons ATGTCGGCGCTTTGTAAAAACAACCCAAATAAGAAGTTAGTTATAAtgaaagagattttttcatcaaatccaaaaaaacacgtttcttTTGGAGAATTGAGTAAATTGGCGGCTTTGAATCATCCAAATATAGTCAg ATATTTAGGTCAATACAAGAAAGAGGAGTCGATTATAATCCTAATGGAACACGCAAACGCAAGAAGTATCGACAATTTATtagagtacagaaaaagtatttgcgaaccagtttctgagaAACACATAATAATCATATTTTCGCAAATTTCGAACGCCATAACCTATATGCACACTAAAGGTGTTTTACATCg atatttaGCTCcacataaagtttttttaaacagTAATGGAACAATAAAAGTTGGAATCGTTTCGAAAATGATGTTCTCTTCACAACCAATTCCACATTATTTAAATCCGGAAGTG tgCCTCGGTAAAGAATACAACGAAAAATCTGACGTTTGGGCAATCGGAtgtattttatacgaattagcTACGTTTCAAAAACCCTTTGAATGCGAGAATTTTATGGAATTAATCGaattggttttaaaatgtaaaccaAAACCACTTCCtgaactttattcaaaaactttttcaaacacaattaatgaattattaaaagaaaattacgaaCAACGTCCATCGGCGAAGTACATCTATGAAACCATTGTTcctaacttattaaaaaatttaaaaaatacgccgaaaaaattatttttcgccCCCCATTTCAAAAACGGACCGAAAGAATATTCAATGCTTTtcgctttaaatttaaataaatttttcgatatCACACCGATTGAATTacccagaaaaaaaatcgtttctttaaGCGTTAGTAAAACTCATTTTATCGCCGTCGCTTCAGATCACTCGGTTTACACGTGGGGTGAAGACCAATTCGGTCAATTGGGACATGGAGAGACGCCTAGTTATCGAAAGTATCCAATTTGTATCGATTATTTCCGGGAAAAAAGTATATTAAG TTGTACCGCTGGGGAAGCTTTTAGTATATTCTTGGATTGTAATGGATTACTTTATAGTTGTGGTGATGGTAAATATGGTTGTTTAGGACACGGAAATTGGAATAGTATTACTAAACCAAAGTTAATTg aatcATTGGTATcaagaaatgttaaaattgttaaatgtGGAACTAAACACGTCGTTGCCTTAGATACAAAAGGAGCTTTATACGCTTGGGGATCATCTAAAGATGGTCAATTAGGGCTTGATAACGTTAAATATTG ttgtattcCAACTCAAGTACTTTTAACAAACGTCCAAATCAGGAATGTTTTCGCAGGAGAAGATGCGACGATTTTAATTGCAGCGAATGGGAACATTTTGGCCACCGGAAACAATGCTTATAATAAATTGGGtatcacaaaaataaatccGGTTCGCAAATTTACAATGGTCGCCGAAATTAGTATTAAAATCAAAGATATTTgtattgataaaaaccacACGGTTATGTTAACTGCTAACGGGGATATCATCGTAATCGGTTTGTATTTTGATCGACAGGTTGAGCTTAAAAAATCGGAAATTTGCCCGAGATTGGTTAATTTACCGGATGTGAGATTTATCGCGTGTGGATTATCGTTTCTTTTGGCGATCGATGGAAAACACGAGATGCATTTTTGGGGCTCTTATTACCGGCATTTAACGGGAGCAACGCAAAATGTTACACATACTaacgtcattttaaagcaagTTGAG aatgaaagaaaagaaggtgtaaaaaattattatattaaaattatttcccaACCAACTAAAATTTGCAg cttgtttttaaatgaatcTCTTCAACAAAATAAGAACATATCAATTGGAGGTCTTTACGCCCAAGATAATAATGTGTTATTGTTAGTTCATCAttcgtaa
- the LOC111428518 gene encoding serine/threonine-protein kinase Nek8 isoform X2, whose amino-acid sequence MVENCRYLGQYKKEESIIILMEHANARSIDNLLEYRKSICEPVSEKHIIIIFSQISNAITYMHTKGVLHRYLAPHKVFLNSNGTIKVGIVSKMMFSSQPIPHYLNPEVCLGKEYNEKSDVWAIGCILYELATFQKPFECENFMELIELVLKCKPKPLPELYSKTFSNTINELLKENYEQRPSAKYIYETIVPNLLKNLKNTPKKLFFAPHFKNGPKEYSMLFALNLNKFFDITPIELPRKKIVSLSVSKTHFIAVASDHSVYTWGEDQFGQLGHGETPSYRKYPICIDYFREKSILSCTAGEAFSIFLDCNGLLYSCGDGKYGCLGHGNWNSITKPKLIESLVSRNVKIVKCGTKHVVALDTKGALYAWGSSKDGQLGLDNVKYCCIPTQVLLTNVQIRNVFAGEDATILIAANGNILATGNNAYNKLGITKINPVRKFTMVAEISIKIKDICIDKNHTVMLTANGDIIVIGLYFDRQVELKKSEICPRLVNLPDVRFIACGLSFLLAIDGKHEMHFWGSYYRHLTGATQNVTHTNVILKQVENERKEGVKNYYIKIISQPTKICSLFLNESLQQNKNISIGGLYAQDNNVLLLVHHS is encoded by the exons ATGGTTGAAAATTGTAGATATTTAGGTCAATACAAGAAAGAGGAGTCGATTATAATCCTAATGGAACACGCAAACGCAAGAAGTATCGACAATTTATtagagtacagaaaaagtatttgcgaaccagtttctgagaAACACATAATAATCATATTTTCGCAAATTTCGAACGCCATAACCTATATGCACACTAAAGGTGTTTTACATCg atatttaGCTCcacataaagtttttttaaacagTAATGGAACAATAAAAGTTGGAATCGTTTCGAAAATGATGTTCTCTTCACAACCAATTCCACATTATTTAAATCCGGAAGTG tgCCTCGGTAAAGAATACAACGAAAAATCTGACGTTTGGGCAATCGGAtgtattttatacgaattagcTACGTTTCAAAAACCCTTTGAATGCGAGAATTTTATGGAATTAATCGaattggttttaaaatgtaaaccaAAACCACTTCCtgaactttattcaaaaactttttcaaacacaattaatgaattattaaaagaaaattacgaaCAACGTCCATCGGCGAAGTACATCTATGAAACCATTGTTcctaacttattaaaaaatttaaaaaatacgccgaaaaaattatttttcgccCCCCATTTCAAAAACGGACCGAAAGAATATTCAATGCTTTtcgctttaaatttaaataaatttttcgatatCACACCGATTGAATTacccagaaaaaaaatcgtttctttaaGCGTTAGTAAAACTCATTTTATCGCCGTCGCTTCAGATCACTCGGTTTACACGTGGGGTGAAGACCAATTCGGTCAATTGGGACATGGAGAGACGCCTAGTTATCGAAAGTATCCAATTTGTATCGATTATTTCCGGGAAAAAAGTATATTAAG TTGTACCGCTGGGGAAGCTTTTAGTATATTCTTGGATTGTAATGGATTACTTTATAGTTGTGGTGATGGTAAATATGGTTGTTTAGGACACGGAAATTGGAATAGTATTACTAAACCAAAGTTAATTg aatcATTGGTATcaagaaatgttaaaattgttaaatgtGGAACTAAACACGTCGTTGCCTTAGATACAAAAGGAGCTTTATACGCTTGGGGATCATCTAAAGATGGTCAATTAGGGCTTGATAACGTTAAATATTG ttgtattcCAACTCAAGTACTTTTAACAAACGTCCAAATCAGGAATGTTTTCGCAGGAGAAGATGCGACGATTTTAATTGCAGCGAATGGGAACATTTTGGCCACCGGAAACAATGCTTATAATAAATTGGGtatcacaaaaataaatccGGTTCGCAAATTTACAATGGTCGCCGAAATTAGTATTAAAATCAAAGATATTTgtattgataaaaaccacACGGTTATGTTAACTGCTAACGGGGATATCATCGTAATCGGTTTGTATTTTGATCGACAGGTTGAGCTTAAAAAATCGGAAATTTGCCCGAGATTGGTTAATTTACCGGATGTGAGATTTATCGCGTGTGGATTATCGTTTCTTTTGGCGATCGATGGAAAACACGAGATGCATTTTTGGGGCTCTTATTACCGGCATTTAACGGGAGCAACGCAAAATGTTACACATACTaacgtcattttaaagcaagTTGAG aatgaaagaaaagaaggtgtaaaaaattattatattaaaattatttcccaACCAACTAAAATTTGCAg cttgtttttaaatgaatcTCTTCAACAAAATAAGAACATATCAATTGGAGGTCTTTACGCCCAAGATAATAATGTGTTATTGTTAGTTCATCAttcgtaa
- the LOC111428388 gene encoding probable cytochrome P450 6a17: MLEIICFAVTFLFSIMIDSILNFHFYFLNYIFPTIVFIVSIIIIYFNWSYNYWKHHHLPFNPPIFPYGNIKEIINEEKTFGQAVGDVYKKFKSKGHMHAGYFLLHQPIYVPIDLNVIKHILQIDFNHFMDHGTYYNEKQDPLSAHLFSIEGEKWKNLRVKLTPTFTSGKMKMMFPIMVDISEKLIQSVQNGGLNKVEVKSLAVRFTTDIIGCCAFGIDCNSLEDPNAEFCVQGKRVFTMTRLEWLRSFVCFICPNFSRFIGLRFLPKGPTSFFWNIIKNNAELREESEIRRNDFFQLLLDLKNGDEKLSFQELAAQAFLFFAAGYETSSLTLSLALYELSKNEEVQNKLREDVLNVIKKYDGVVTYEGLNEMEYLDKVVKETLRKYPPLPLLNRICTQDYHIPNSQFLLKKGLKIFVPIEKIHYDPEFYPNPDIFDPDRFTEENVNKRPHFSYLPFGEGPRICIGMRFGMMQTKIGLVGLIKNFKMRTNPDTESIQMNTRHILNIPLKPIWVDFETV; the protein is encoded by the exons ATGcttgaaataatttgttttgcagtaacttttttattttcaatcatgATTGactcaattttaaatttccatttttattttttaaactatatTTTTCCGACGATTGTATTTATAGTTtccattataataatttacttTAACTGGTCGTACAATTATTGGAAACACCACCATTTACCATTTAACCCACCAATTTTTCCTTATggtaatataaaagaaatcattaatgaagaaaaaacgTTTGGGCAAGCTGTTGGAGacgtttacaaaaaatttaaatcaaaaggaCACATGCACGCGGGTTATTTTCTTCTACACCAACCGATTTATGTTCcaattgatttaaatgtgATTAAGCACATCCttcaaatcgattttaatcattttatggACCACGGAACTTATTACAACGAAAAACAAGATCCATTAAGCGCACATTTGTTCTCGATTGAAGgtgaaaaatggaaaaatcttCGAGTTAAACTCACGCCAACTTTTACCTCGggtaaaatgaaaatgatgtTTCCCATTATGGTAGATATTtcagaaaaattaattcaatctGTTCAAAATGGGGGTTTAAATAAAGTCGAGGTTAAATCGTTAGCGGTACGATTCACAACTGATATTATCGGTTGTTGTGCTTTTGGGATTGATTGTAACAGTTTGGAAGATCCAAACGCGGAATTTTGCGTTCAAGGAAAACGAGTTTTCACAATGACTCGACTTGAATGGTTAAGATcatttgtttgttttatttgtccGAATTTTTCGAGATTTATCGGATTAAGATTTTTACCGAAAGGACCAACAAGTTTCTTTTGgaacattattaaaaacaatgcCGAACTTCGAGAAGAAAGTGAAATTagaagaaacgattttttccAGCTATTATTAGATTTGAAGAATGGTGATGAAAAGTTGAGTTTTCAAGAACTCGCCGCCCAAGCTTTTTTATTCTTCGCCGCTGGTTACGAGACATCTTCACTAACGCTTTCTTTAGCTTTGTATGAACTGAGTAAAAATGAGGAGGtccaaaataaattaagggaagatgttttaaatgttattaaaaaatatgatggGGTGGTAACTTACGAAGGATTAAATGAAATGGAATATTTAGATAAAGTCGTTAAAG aaactttACGTAAATATCCTCCTCTTCCTTTACTTAATCGAATTTGTACTCAAGATTACCACATCCCCAATTCACAATTTCTcttaaaaaaaggtttaaaaatcTTTGTCCCCATCGAAAAGATTCATTATGATCCCGAATTTTATCCAAATCCCGATATATTTGATCCCGATAGATTTACAGAAGAAAACGTTAATAAAAGACCTCATTTCTCTTATTTACCATTCGGAGAAGGACCAAGAATTTGTATTGGGATGAGATTTGGAATGATGCAAACAAAAATTGGTTTGGtaggattaattaaaaattttaaaatgaggACTAATCCGGATACTGAAAGTATTCAAATGAATACAAGGCATATATTAAATATTCCACTTAAACCTATATGGGTTGATTTTGAAACTGTTTAA
- the LOC139431641 gene encoding uncharacterized protein, whose product MNILVIFGLILISTKTQGVEILTQHFPFIVNYATSINSHVINHNVQAPIIPARLVQPNQLIQPQKITFSTFPIQENPNKFINFNVDSQRGNENYQPNDERNESIEVEAAGLNEKSSKLQKPQDFNEKSRVLMKNNLPSGFVFHSRVVSDENLAKQDQIGAFRIGKVKQDFKNEELQNNRQDNNERNQSKRKEQPQEIRLNQFGRIITF is encoded by the exons atgaacatactt GTTATTTtcggattaattttaatttcaacaaaaactCAAGGAGTTGAAATTCTCACTCAACATTTTCCATTTATAGTAAATTACGCAACATCGATAAATTCCCATGTTATTAACCATAACGTTCAAGCTCCAATAATTCCAGCTCGTTTAGTTCAGCCAAATCAACTAATccaacctcaaaaaattacattttcaacattCCCAATTCAAGAAAACcccaacaaatttataaatttcaacGTTGATTCTCAGCGGGGGAACGAAAATTATCAACCAAACGATGAAAGAAATGAATCAATCGAAGTTGAAGCCGCTGGTTTAAATGAGAAGTCATCGAAGTTACAAAAACCGCAAGATTTTAACGAAAAAAGTCGGGTTTTGATGAAAAATAACCTTCCAAGTGGGTTTGTTTTTCATTCGAGAGTTGTATCCGATGAAAATTTAGCCAAACAAGATCAAATCGGAGCTTTTAGAATTGGTAAAGTTAAGCAAGactttaaaaatgaagaattgCAAAATAATCGGCAAGATAATAATGAAAGGAAtcaaagtaaaagaaaagaGCAGCCACAAGAAATTCGTTTAAATCAGTTTGGGAggataataactttttaa